One window of Verrucomicrobiia bacterium genomic DNA carries:
- the wecB gene encoding UDP-N-acetylglucosamine 2-epimerase (non-hydrolyzing): MKKNQKKVLIAFGTRPEALKFVPLIRALEQSPDFKCYVCITGQHRQMLDQVIDLFKVKVHEDLKLMKANQTLEYVSGRVIIRFGRIIKRLQPDIVFVQGDTATALMVGVASFYAQKPIAHLEAGLRTWNKFAPFPEEMNRSLLSHLADLHFTPTLIATRNLLNEGIPKDDIYQVGNTIVDTVHAAAPLVQKKYPVFSGVDTRKRLIFVTAHRRESFGEGLNQIFHGLKRIAQRFKDVEIVYPVHLNPNVSKPAHEILGNTPRIHLLRPFTYEETYWLLRQCYLILTDSGGIQEEAPSFGKPVLILRNVTERAEGIKAGVAQLVGTDAERIFKETHKLLSSRKAYKKMQARKNPYGDGRTCDRILRILRRELAGNPFRHVRTPPLNVSSRIRVKST; encoded by the coding sequence TTGAAAAAAAATCAGAAAAAGGTCCTGATTGCTTTCGGGACCCGCCCCGAAGCCCTGAAATTCGTGCCGCTCATCCGTGCGCTGGAACAAAGCCCGGATTTTAAATGTTACGTCTGCATCACGGGCCAGCACCGCCAGATGCTGGATCAGGTGATCGATCTCTTCAAGGTCAAGGTCCACGAAGACCTGAAGCTCATGAAGGCCAACCAGACGCTCGAGTACGTGAGCGGCCGCGTCATCATCCGCTTCGGACGTATCATCAAGCGCCTCCAGCCCGACATTGTTTTCGTGCAGGGCGATACGGCCACCGCGCTCATGGTCGGAGTCGCGAGCTTCTACGCGCAAAAGCCCATCGCGCATCTCGAAGCCGGCCTTCGTACCTGGAACAAGTTCGCGCCGTTCCCTGAAGAAATGAACCGCTCGCTTCTCTCGCATCTCGCGGACCTTCACTTCACGCCCACGCTCATCGCCACGCGCAATCTCCTGAACGAAGGCATTCCCAAAGACGACATTTACCAGGTCGGAAACACGATCGTGGACACGGTGCACGCCGCGGCGCCGCTTGTGCAGAAAAAATATCCTGTCTTCAGCGGGGTTGATACGCGCAAGCGTCTCATTTTCGTGACCGCGCACCGCCGGGAAAGCTTCGGCGAAGGCCTGAATCAAATCTTCCACGGCCTGAAGCGCATTGCCCAGCGGTTCAAGGACGTGGAAATCGTTTATCCCGTGCATCTCAACCCGAATGTTTCCAAGCCCGCGCATGAAATCCTGGGAAACACGCCGCGCATCCATCTGCTGCGGCCGTTCACGTACGAAGAAACCTACTGGCTGCTCCGCCAGTGCTATCTCATCCTGACCGATTCCGGCGGCATCCAGGAAGAAGCGCCGTCGTTCGGAAAGCCCGTCCTGATCCTCCGCAACGTGACCGAGCGCGCGGAAGGCATCAAGGCCGGCGTCGCGCAGCTCGTGGGAACAGATGCGGAACGCATTTTCAAAGAAACGCACAAGCTTTTGTCGTCGCGCAAGGCGTACAAAAAAATGCAGGCGCGCAAAAACCCCTACGGCGACGGCCGCACCTGCGACCGCATCCTGCGCATCCTGCGCCGCGAGCTCGCGGGTAATCCTTTCCGCCACGTGCGCACGCCGCCGCTCAACGTGAGCTCGCGCATCCGGGTCAAAAGCACATGA